Proteins from a single region of Nomia melanderi isolate GNS246 chromosome 9, iyNomMela1, whole genome shotgun sequence:
- the LOC116432779 gene encoding uncharacterized protein LOC116432779 isoform X2, producing MSTKTFSRRIPNILKNNLKPQKVTEVTLDETSKICNNVKENVQNSFNQITVLSNSSSEKKCIKKGNKYRRSSSRRKQEHSFTDVWQESLSWNMYSFMDDKGNSKACIKRKKSRYFSKKQSKKCEVPTTKIEKPKENLLPAISHDISTELTSEFHDGSFLEETEAVDLQNPIDFSSNEIFSNFNYKFQDANEITSFTEYTMDSDEIFNSFGTMCDSRICEKEYDINDNEIDTHKSQYVTSTECWDKDTQLVDEKEPSCSTDCCSYCLEDCASHWIATSKLKHMMSLKNKFLSESSVTTENDINYQVNTGYSTVDTLEEDFDENSTCWLITCTPETSSSCELQDTESSCIDTNNCYNQQDIKKETLEDLTTIERKEYNASTDDSNNSPIKSSMDAVFYESDENIKVKYQEDTLQDQEYSEKDTIDERFQCVLCPLMFSSARTLAVHQAAAHGDTSFIAAD from the exons ATGTCTACTAAAACATTTAGTCGTAGAATtcctaatatattaaaaaataatctgaAACCACAAAAAGTTACTGAAGTAACTTTAGATGAAAcaagtaaaatttgtaataatgtcAAAGAAAATGTACAGAATTCATTTAATCAGATAACAGTATTGAGTAATTCATCTTCTGaaaagaaatgtattaaaaaaggTAACAAATATAGAAGATCATCTAGTAGAAGAAAACAAGAGCACAGTTTCACAGATGTATGGCAAGAATCACTCAGTTGGAATATGTACTCCTTCATGGATGACAAAGGAAACTCGAAAGCttgcattaaaagaaaaaaatccagATATTTCTCCAAAAAACAAAGCAAAAAATGTGAAGTGCCTACTACTAAAATTGAGAAgccaaaagaaaatttattgccTGCAATATCACATGATATATCAACAGAATTAACATCTGAATTTCATGATGGTTCTTTTTTGGAAGAAACTGAAGCTGTGGATTTACAAAATCCTATTGATTTCTcaagtaatgaaatatttagtaactttAATTACAAATTCCAGGATGCAAATGAAATAACTAGCTTCACAGAGTATACAATGGACtcagatgaaatatttaattcctttGGTACAATGTGTGATAGTAGAATTTGTGAAAAAGAATATGATATAAATGACAATGAAATAGATACACATAAATCACAATATGTAACATCAACAGAGTGTTGGGACAAAGACACACAACTCGTTGATGAAAAAGAACCAAGCTGTTCAACAGATTGTTGTAGTTACTGTCTCGAAGACTGTGCTTCACACTGGATAGCAACCAGTAAATTAAAACACATGATGTCACtgaaaaacaaatttctatCAGAAAGTTCTGTTACCAcagaaaatgatataaattatcAAGTCAACACTGGTTATTCAACTGTTGATACTTTAGAAGAAGACTTTGATGAGAATAGTACATGTTGGCTAATAACATGTACTCCTGAAACTTCTTCATCATGTGAATTACAAGACACTGAATCATCTTGTATCGATACAAACAATTGTTACAATCAACAAGATATTAAAAAAGAGACTCTTGAGGATTTAACTACAATAGAAAGGAAAGAATATAATGCATCTACCGATGACAGTAATAATTCTCCTATTAAGTCGAGCATGGATGCAGTTTTCTATGAGTCTGATGAAAACATAAAAGTTAAGTATCAGGAGGATACATTGCAAGATCAGGAGTATTCTGAAAAAGATACAATTGATGAAAG GTTCCAGTGTGTGTTATGTCCCCTAATGTTTTCCTCGGCCCGCACATTGGCGGTACACCAGGCAGCAGCACACGGAG ACACTTCATTCATTGCGGCCGATTGA
- the LOC116432779 gene encoding phosducin-like protein 2 isoform X3, which produces MQDPNEDTEWNDILRSKGILPKKEKEVTEEQILDIVENTINEKTGRTTDDLDTKTLDELNELEDEEDEKVLLEYRRKRIAEIKALADKSKYGEVKEISAEDYVQEVNNAGDGIWVVLHLYKNGIPLCTLINQYLANLARKFPTTKFLKSISTTCIPNWPDTKVPTIFIYHNGSMVKQFIGPMELRGMKLTEAELEWMLGQVEAVPTKITEDPKPKVRDVLFSTLRYQSDDVSDSNDCCNK; this is translated from the exons ATG CAAGATCCAAATGAAGATACAGAGTGGAATGATATTCTCAGAAGTAAAGGGATCCTCccgaagaaggaaaaagaagttACGGAGGAACAGATATTAGACATTGTGGAAAATACTATAAACGAGAAAACTGGACGAA CAACTGATGATTTAGATACTAAGACATTAGATGAATTAAATGAActagaagatgaagaagatgagAAGGTTCTATTAGAATATCGGCGTAAGAGAATAGCAGAGATAAAAGCATTGGCTGACAAATCCAAGTATGGGGAAGTCAAGGAAATATCAGCAGAAGACTATGTGCAGGAAGTAAACAATGCTGGAGATGGTATTTGGGTAGTCCTTCATTTGTATAAGAACGG CATCCCACTATGTACACTTATAAATCAGTACTTAGCCAATCTAGCTAGAAAGTTTCCaacaacaaaatttttaaaaagtatttcaaCTACTTGTATTCCTAATTGGCCAGATACTAAAGTTCCTACAATCTTTATCTACCATAATGGAAGTATGGTAAAACAATTCATTGGACCAATGGAATTAAGAGGCATGAAATTAACAGAAGCAG AATTGGAATGGATGTTGGGTCAAGTAGAAGCTGTACCAACTAAGATTACCGAAGATCCAAAGCCAAAAGTCAGagatgtattattttctacacTAAGATATCAAAGTGATGATGTGTCTGACAGTAATGATTG CTGTAATAAGTGA
- the LOC116432779 gene encoding uncharacterized protein LOC116432779 isoform X1 produces MSTKTFSRRIPNILKNNLKPQKVTEVTLDETSKICNNVKENVQNSFNQITVLSNSSSEKKCIKKGNKYRRSSSRRKQEHSFTDVWQESLSWNMYSFMDDKGNSKACIKRKKSRYFSKKQSKKCEVPTTKIEKPKENLLPAISHDISTELTSEFHDGSFLEETEAVDLQNPIDFSSNEIFSNFNYKFQDANEITSFTEYTMDSDEIFNSFGTMCDSRICEKEYDINDNEIDTHKSQYVTSTECWDKDTQLVDEKEPSCSTDCCSYCLEDCASHWIATSKLKHMMSLKNKFLSESSVTTENDINYQVNTGYSTVDTLEEDFDENSTCWLITCTPETSSSCELQDTESSCIDTNNCYNQQDIKKETLEDLTTIERKEYNASTDDSNNSPIKSSMDAVFYESDENIKVKYQEDTLQDQEYSEKDTIDERFQCVLCPLMFSSARTLAVHQAAAHGGTYVILCESCGRLFNRKYHFNRHFIHCGRLKEPYECDMCIKAYRHRSSLIQHLKVFHGVHYARNHSKTFTCSVCKKIYSKLGAFENHVRRHKNK; encoded by the exons ATGTCTACTAAAACATTTAGTCGTAGAATtcctaatatattaaaaaataatctgaAACCACAAAAAGTTACTGAAGTAACTTTAGATGAAAcaagtaaaatttgtaataatgtcAAAGAAAATGTACAGAATTCATTTAATCAGATAACAGTATTGAGTAATTCATCTTCTGaaaagaaatgtattaaaaaaggTAACAAATATAGAAGATCATCTAGTAGAAGAAAACAAGAGCACAGTTTCACAGATGTATGGCAAGAATCACTCAGTTGGAATATGTACTCCTTCATGGATGACAAAGGAAACTCGAAAGCttgcattaaaagaaaaaaatccagATATTTCTCCAAAAAACAAAGCAAAAAATGTGAAGTGCCTACTACTAAAATTGAGAAgccaaaagaaaatttattgccTGCAATATCACATGATATATCAACAGAATTAACATCTGAATTTCATGATGGTTCTTTTTTGGAAGAAACTGAAGCTGTGGATTTACAAAATCCTATTGATTTCTcaagtaatgaaatatttagtaactttAATTACAAATTCCAGGATGCAAATGAAATAACTAGCTTCACAGAGTATACAATGGACtcagatgaaatatttaattcctttGGTACAATGTGTGATAGTAGAATTTGTGAAAAAGAATATGATATAAATGACAATGAAATAGATACACATAAATCACAATATGTAACATCAACAGAGTGTTGGGACAAAGACACACAACTCGTTGATGAAAAAGAACCAAGCTGTTCAACAGATTGTTGTAGTTACTGTCTCGAAGACTGTGCTTCACACTGGATAGCAACCAGTAAATTAAAACACATGATGTCACtgaaaaacaaatttctatCAGAAAGTTCTGTTACCAcagaaaatgatataaattatcAAGTCAACACTGGTTATTCAACTGTTGATACTTTAGAAGAAGACTTTGATGAGAATAGTACATGTTGGCTAATAACATGTACTCCTGAAACTTCTTCATCATGTGAATTACAAGACACTGAATCATCTTGTATCGATACAAACAATTGTTACAATCAACAAGATATTAAAAAAGAGACTCTTGAGGATTTAACTACAATAGAAAGGAAAGAATATAATGCATCTACCGATGACAGTAATAATTCTCCTATTAAGTCGAGCATGGATGCAGTTTTCTATGAGTCTGATGAAAACATAAAAGTTAAGTATCAGGAGGATACATTGCAAGATCAGGAGTATTCTGAAAAAGATACAATTGATGAAAG GTTCCAGTGTGTGTTATGTCCCCTAATGTTTTCCTCGGCCCGCACATTGGCGGTACACCAGGCAGCAGCACACGGAG GTACGTACGTAATACTTTGCGAAAGCTGCGGTAGGCTTTTCAATcgaaaatatcatttcaatagACACTTCATTCATTGCGGCCGATTGAAAGAACCATACGAATGCGACATGTGCATTAAAGCGTATAG ACACAGATCGTCTTTAATTCAACATTTAAAAGTCTTTCATGGCGTTCATTACGCTCGCAATCATTCCAAAACATTCACATGTAGcgtatgtaaaaaaatatacagtaaGCTCGGTGCATTCGAGAATCACGTAAGACGACATAAAAATAAGTGA